One window of the Labeo rohita strain BAU-BD-2019 chromosome 9, IGBB_LRoh.1.0, whole genome shotgun sequence genome contains the following:
- the cytip gene encoding cytohesin-interacting protein has protein sequence MMTSNKNFKAPLKQLSSLDSYIIDNSQKKKNALWRRRSFNSAKNSNTEEIKDGTLSRSKLHRTHSTSLVDYTDPQRTMVILEKQDNEAFGFEVQTYGLKVKNSSMVEMCTFVCSVQDGSAAETAGLTAGDIILSVNGVSIEGSTHQHIIELIRESTNMLRLETVSGSVVKRIELEKKMRYLKQTLREKWVELQSLTLQEKRLTRGNLNESAQHLSVDSLMSLSSPTGRSGQRFSSDSSCRSIMTDDSEDGAFMSSVFDDSSPFSPTEPNGSFFQLEAGALRSLTRTRSISLTSSNSSLSPSWENSSSSMFGTLPRRGRKGSVRKHLLKFIPGLNHSVEEEEGS, from the exons ATGATGACATccaataaaaactttaaagcacctttaaaacagctgagcagcCTGGACAGCTACATAATTGACAACtctcaaaagaagaaaaatgcacTATGGCGACGACGTTCTTTCAACAGTGCCAAAAATTCGAACACTGAAGAGATTAAAGATGGGACGTTATCACGCAGTAAG CTGCACAGAACACACTCAACATCTCTAGTGGATTATACTGATCCTCAGAG AACAATGGTTATATtggaaaaacaagacaatgaAGCCTTTGGATTCGAAGTTCAG ACATATGGTCTAAAGGTGAAGAACAGCAGTATggtggagatgtgtacatttgtttGCAGTGTGCAGGATGGTAGTGCAGCTGAAACTGCAGGTTTGACTGCTG GTGATATCATATTGTCAGTAAATGGAGTCAGTATTGAGGGATCGACCCACCAGCACATTATTGAATTGATTCGAGAATCCACTAACATGCTGAG GTTGGAGACAGTCAGTGGGAGTGTCGTGAAGAGAATTGAATTAGAGAAAAAGATGCGCTATCTTAAG CAAACACTTCGTGAGAAATGGGTGGAACTGCAATCTCTCACACTTCAGGAAAAGCGTCTCACTcgag GTAATCTGAATGAGAGTGCTCAGCATCTGTCTGTTGACTCTCTGATGTCTCTGTCATCTCCAACTGGCCGCTCTGGACAGCGTTTTTCCAGTGACAGCAGTTGCCGCAGCATAATGACAGATGATAGTGAGGATGGAGCCTTCATGTCATCAGTGTTTGATGACTCGAGTCCGTTCAGCCCAACTGAGCCAAATGGAAGTTTCTTCCAGCTGGAAGCGGGGGCCTTGCGATCTCTGACAAGAACACGCAGCATTAGCCTGACCAGCAGTAACAGTTCACTCTCCCCGAGCTGGGAAAATTCATCTTCATCCATGTTTGGGACGCTGCCAAGGAGAGGCAGAAAAGGAAGCGTCCGTAAGCACCTTCTAAAATTCATACCTGGACTAAATCACTCTGTAGAGGAAGAAGAGGGCagctaa